In a single window of the Coprothermobacter proteolyticus DSM 5265 genome:
- the hisS gene encoding histidine--tRNA ligase produces MVRNPKGMRDILPPETFKWRRLEILLSKAALLYGYGEIRTPILEFSELFRKGLGDESDVALKEMYEFEDKNGDVLSLRPEGTAPVARAVIQHHLYDIPVLRLFYTGPMFRRERPQAGRYRQFHQFGIEAFGVSQPYMDIEVLLVVKRIFSLLNLPLTIHINSLGCDECRPIYMEQLRNFVLSAIPEDEEIERFKKNPLKLFDSKRPEHAEVKAEAPKISEYLCPACKDHYAHVIRAAKLFGVPIVEDPQLARGFDYYTRTVFEGYVGEFNLAVVGGGRYDHLVSFYGGPDVPGIGFAIGLERLITSLEKVPIIDPEPKKTYFLATTGEDMIEPAFQLAEKLRDHGIGIIMDLRQGKLQKQLKLANKVEVRYVLILGEEEQRNHVITLRDMVTGEQRIVAQEAVLGE; encoded by the coding sequence ATGGTTCGAAATCCTAAAGGCATGAGAGACATTTTGCCTCCCGAAACCTTTAAATGGCGAAGGTTGGAGATTCTGTTGTCTAAAGCCGCTTTACTTTATGGCTATGGTGAAATAAGAACACCCATTTTAGAATTTTCTGAGCTTTTTAGAAAAGGTTTGGGAGACGAAAGCGATGTGGCACTCAAGGAAATGTATGAGTTTGAGGATAAGAATGGAGATGTGTTGTCCCTACGGCCAGAAGGAACAGCTCCTGTGGCTAGAGCGGTAATTCAACATCACCTCTATGATATCCCCGTACTTAGGCTCTTTTACACGGGGCCTATGTTTAGGAGAGAAAGGCCTCAAGCTGGGCGATACCGCCAGTTTCATCAATTTGGTATAGAAGCCTTTGGCGTATCCCAACCTTACATGGATATCGAAGTACTGCTTGTTGTGAAGAGGATATTCAGTCTTCTCAATTTGCCATTAACCATACATATTAATAGTTTGGGCTGTGATGAATGCAGACCAATTTACATGGAACAGCTCAGAAATTTCGTACTTTCAGCAATACCTGAAGATGAAGAAATTGAGCGGTTTAAAAAGAACCCTTTAAAACTGTTCGACTCCAAAAGACCTGAGCACGCTGAAGTAAAGGCTGAGGCACCGAAAATCTCAGAATATCTTTGCCCGGCATGTAAGGATCACTATGCGCACGTTATACGAGCAGCGAAGTTGTTCGGAGTCCCCATCGTTGAAGATCCTCAGCTAGCAAGAGGCTTTGACTACTACACTAGAACTGTTTTTGAGGGGTATGTAGGCGAATTCAATCTTGCTGTAGTTGGTGGTGGACGATACGACCATTTGGTTTCTTTCTACGGAGGGCCTGACGTACCAGGCATTGGGTTTGCTATTGGTCTAGAAAGATTGATTACATCCTTAGAAAAAGTGCCAATAATAGACCCAGAGCCGAAGAAAACTTACTTTTTGGCCACTACTGGCGAAGATATGATTGAACCTGCTTTCCAGTTAGCGGAAAAACTTAGAGATCATGGTATTGGGATAATAATGGATTTACGGCAAGGAAAACTGCAAAAGCAGTTAAAATTAGCTAATAAAGTGGAAGTTCGGTATGTACTCATACTGGGTGAAGAGGAACAAAGGAACCATGTTATCACATTACGGGATATGGTGACTGGTGAACAGCGCATAGTTGCTCAGGAGGCGGTTTTAGGTGAATAG
- the aspS gene encoding aspartate--tRNA ligase — protein MNRIYIGDVKNVKLDSVVELCGWVQYVRDFGKVVFFVIKDRTGIIQCYTSTQSEELLELVKKLSIDDVVRVRGTVKRRPEDQINPNMENGDIEIEVEDFEVLNPCAPLPYDVNGEPSEFTKLKYRYVDIRHGELLANLKTRSVVSSVIRNYLSRKGFWEIETPYLTKYTPGGARNFVVPVRQQPGYFYALAESPQIFKQMLMISGVDRYFQFARCFRDEDLRADRQPEFTQVDIEASFVTEEDIYDLVEGMMQELFREVLGVQVETPFPRMTYDEAMSLYGSDKPDLRFQMTIDDYTNSFSTSKFNAFRNVIERGGVVKGLYWNKPLDRSALKVLDQAASGSGNKFLFVSKSANGLLTNGPKSVLTEETWLEDGTYVFAAGDEWDVLPFLGELRLALGEYLGLLDDNEYKFVWVTSRPMFEIAEDGSLQAAHHPFTMPDVTSIDEIRKDPLKVRARAYDIVLNGVEIGGGSIRIHKADLQRVVFEILGLSSEQIEERFGFFLDALSCGAPPHGGIALGFDRLVMLLCGADSLRQVIAFPKTKSGTCPLTGAPARLFASQRQELLPIFKQVVEEGG, from the coding sequence GTGAATAGAATCTACATCGGCGATGTGAAAAATGTGAAATTGGATTCAGTTGTAGAATTGTGCGGTTGGGTACAGTATGTTAGGGATTTCGGTAAGGTTGTATTTTTTGTCATAAAAGATAGGACAGGCATTATTCAGTGCTACACAAGTACACAAAGTGAAGAACTCCTGGAGCTAGTCAAAAAACTGTCCATAGACGACGTGGTCCGCGTCCGAGGCACGGTAAAACGGCGTCCAGAAGATCAGATTAATCCAAATATGGAAAACGGCGATATTGAAATCGAAGTAGAGGATTTCGAAGTTTTGAATCCATGTGCGCCTTTGCCTTATGATGTTAACGGAGAGCCCAGTGAATTTACTAAACTCAAGTACAGATATGTGGACATAAGGCATGGGGAGTTGCTAGCGAACCTAAAGACTAGGAGTGTTGTATCTTCAGTTATCAGAAATTATCTCTCGCGAAAGGGCTTTTGGGAAATAGAAACGCCTTATTTGACCAAGTACACACCAGGAGGAGCACGAAATTTCGTGGTACCAGTGAGACAGCAACCTGGTTATTTTTACGCTTTGGCTGAAAGCCCGCAAATATTCAAGCAAATGCTTATGATAAGTGGTGTAGATAGGTACTTTCAGTTTGCTCGCTGCTTTCGTGATGAAGATCTTCGCGCTGATAGGCAACCTGAATTCACTCAGGTAGATATAGAAGCTTCTTTTGTCACAGAAGAGGACATATATGATCTAGTTGAAGGCATGATGCAAGAGTTATTCAGGGAAGTCTTGGGAGTACAAGTGGAGACGCCTTTTCCTAGGATGACCTACGATGAAGCCATGTCTTTGTACGGTTCTGACAAACCTGATCTGCGTTTCCAAATGACTATAGACGATTACACAAACAGTTTCTCAACCAGCAAGTTTAATGCATTTAGAAATGTCATTGAACGTGGCGGTGTAGTAAAAGGTTTGTACTGGAATAAGCCCTTAGATCGATCTGCGCTGAAGGTGTTGGATCAAGCTGCATCTGGTAGCGGGAATAAGTTTTTGTTTGTGAGTAAATCAGCCAATGGTTTGCTAACCAACGGACCAAAATCTGTATTGACTGAGGAAACTTGGCTCGAAGACGGAACATATGTTTTTGCCGCAGGGGACGAATGGGATGTGCTGCCGTTCTTGGGAGAGTTAAGACTGGCTTTAGGCGAGTACTTAGGCTTGTTAGACGATAACGAATATAAGTTTGTCTGGGTGACCAGTAGACCCATGTTCGAAATAGCTGAGGATGGATCGCTACAGGCTGCCCATCATCCGTTCACTATGCCTGATGTCACCTCTATCGATGAAATTAGGAAAGATCCATTAAAGGTAAGGGCGAGAGCATACGACATTGTTCTAAATGGCGTTGAAATAGGTGGAGGAAGCATAAGGATACATAAAGCTGACCTTCAAAGGGTGGTTTTCGAAATTCTTGGTTTGAGTAGTGAGCAAATAGAGGAAAGATTTGGGTTCTTCCTGGATGCTCTGTCATGTGGTGCTCCACCTCACGGAGGCATTGCTCTAGGGTTTGACCGGCTTGTTATGCTCCTTTGCGGAGCAGATAGCTTAAGGCAAGTTATTGCTTTTCCAAAGACCAAATCGGGGACATGTCCACTCACAGGTGCCCCTGCAAGATTGTTCGCTAGTCAACGTCAGGAACTGTTACCTATATTCAAACAAGTTGTTGAGGAGGGTGGTTAG